Proteins found in one Dermacentor silvarum isolate Dsil-2018 chromosome 8, BIME_Dsil_1.4, whole genome shotgun sequence genomic segment:
- the LOC119461258 gene encoding SRSF protein kinase 3 isoform X2 has translation MLAPAPVHEPRNESQYDYAGEDEEEEEEILGSDDDEQEDPRDYCKGGYHPVKIGDLFHSRYHVVRKLGWGHFSTVWLCWDLVGKRFVALKVVKSASHYTDTALDEIKLLKAVRDSDTDDTCRERVVQLLDDFKISGVNGTHMCMVFEVLGHNLLKLIIRSNYQGIPLPNVRAIIRQVLEGLEYLHTKCQIIHTDIKPENILIAVDDAYVRKLAYEATQWQKMGLRLPGSLVSTAPKELRTVPTLPSEGAAGAAGAAGTGGGSASKMSRNKKKKLRKKAKRQQELLERQMQQLEELDMEEDEEEGGHGEQEGSGSLNGGGPPLGSPPDMPPQEGALLGDGMDWTRSVEGGDPSWAVSGAGGDVCNGHRGDGAARTTMGRLERSESTLAPPTPTTQLRRVASCPENQKPPEKMADPVHEVCNISVKIADLGNACWVHHHFTEDIQTRQYRCLEVLLGAGYGTPADIWSTACMAFELATGDYLFEPHSGEDYSRDEDHLAHIIELLGEIPRHIAFSGRYSREFFNKRGELRHISNLKPWGLYEVLTEKYDWSPSDAQAFADFLLPMLAYDPATRAKASDCLRHPWLAAQTPPSGSTGNNSTSSAPRDEPVVSSVARPPPSSPNQRRPPSSSSSSSSSS, from the exons ATGCTCGCCCCTGCACCGGTTCACGAACCCAG GAATGAGTCTCAGTACGACTATGCGGGTGAGGAtgaagaggaagaggaggagatCCTTGGCTCTGACGATGACGAACAAGAAGATCCTAGGGACTATTGCAAAG GGGGCTACCACCCGGTGAAAATCGGAGACCTTTTTCACAGTCGGTACCACGTAGTCCGGAAGCTGGGCTGGGGCCACTTTTCCACCGTCTGGCTTTGCTGGGACCTTGT GGGCAAGCGATTTGTGGCCCTCAAAGTGGTGAAGAGTGCCTCACATTACACAGACACTGCCCTAGACGAGATCAAGCTTCTGAAGGCG gttcgagatagcgacacggaTGACACATGCCGAGAGCGGGTGGTGCAGCTTCTCGACGACTTCAAGATCTCTGGAGTCAACGGGACCC ATATGTGCATGGTTTTCGAAGTACTGGGACACAATTTACTCAAACTGATCATTCGGTCAAATTACCAGGGCATTCCACTACCCAATGTGCGAGCCATCATCAGACAG GTGCTAGAAGGTCTGGAGTACTTGCACACCAAGTGCCAGATCATCCACACGGACATCAAGCCTGAGAACATCCTGATAGCCGTGGACGATGCCTATGTCCGCAAGCTGGCCTATGAGGCAACCCAGTGGCAGAAGATGGGGCTGCGCCTTCCTGGTTCATTGG TGAGCACGGCCCCCAAGGAGCTCCGCACGGTGCCCACCCTGCCGTCCGAGGGTGCCGCAGGTGCAGCCGGGGCAGCTGGCACCGGCGGAGGGTCCGCCTCCAAGATGTCGCGCAACAAGAAgaaaaagctgcgcaagaaggcCAAGCGTCAGCAGGAGCTTCTTGAGCGGCAGATGCAGCAGCTGGAGGAGCTGGACAtggaggaggacgaggaggaagGGGGCCACGGCGAGCAGGAAGGCAGCGGATCCCTCAATGGAGGGGGCCCGCCCCTGGGCAGCCCTCCTGACATGCCGCCGCAAG AGGGGGCACTGCTGGGAGACGGCATGGACTGGACCCGAAGCGTGGAAGGCGGGGACCCCTCGTGGGCCGTCAGCGGAGCCGGAGGAGATGTCTGCAACGGTCACCGGGGCGACGGAGCCGCACGGACAACCATGGGCCGCCTTGAACGGTCAGAAAGCACCCTGGCACCTCCCACACCCACCACGCAACTGCGGAGGGTGGCCTCCTGCCCCG AAAACCAAAAACCTCCGGAGAAGATGGCTGATCCTGTGCATGAAGTTTGTAATATATCTGTAAAAATAGCTGACCTTGGAAATGCCTGCTGGGTG CATCACCACTTCACCGAGGACATACAGACGAGGCAGTACCGATGCCTCGAGGTCCTCTTGGGAGCGGGCTATGGCACACCTGCCGACATTTGGAGCACAGCCTGCATG GCATTTGAGCTGGCCACGGGCGACTACCTTTTCGAGCCGCACTCTGGGGAGGACTATAGTCGAGACGAAGACCACCTGGCCCACATCATTGAACTCCTCGGAGAGATCCCCAGGCACATTGCCTTTTCGGGCCGATACTCCAGGGAGTTCTTCAACAAGCGAG GGGAACTGAGGCACATCAGCAACCTGAAGCCCTGGGGCCTCTACGAGGTGCTAACAGAGAAGTACGACTGGAGCCCCTCAGACGCGCAGGCATTTGCAGACTTCCTCCTACCTATGCTGGCTTATGACCCGGCCACGCGAGCCAAGGCCTCCGACTGCCTGCGGCACCCTTGGCTTGCCGCACAGACGCCGCCCAGTGGCAGCACCGGGAACAACAGCACTTCCTCTGCCCCCCGAGACGAGCCCGTCGTCTCGTCCGTGGCGCGTCCCCCTCCCTCCTCGCCGAACCAGCGTCGGCccccgtcgtcatcgtcgtcgtcctcgtcgtcaTCCTGA
- the LOC119461258 gene encoding SRSF protein kinase 3 isoform X1: protein MNADVNRKVMAIQAKKKRSKGPKSKLKGRSDASDKKRNESQYDYAGEDEEEEEEILGSDDDEQEDPRDYCKGGYHPVKIGDLFHSRYHVVRKLGWGHFSTVWLCWDLVGKRFVALKVVKSASHYTDTALDEIKLLKAVRDSDTDDTCRERVVQLLDDFKISGVNGTHMCMVFEVLGHNLLKLIIRSNYQGIPLPNVRAIIRQVLEGLEYLHTKCQIIHTDIKPENILIAVDDAYVRKLAYEATQWQKMGLRLPGSLVSTAPKELRTVPTLPSEGAAGAAGAAGTGGGSASKMSRNKKKKLRKKAKRQQELLERQMQQLEELDMEEDEEEGGHGEQEGSGSLNGGGPPLGSPPDMPPQEGALLGDGMDWTRSVEGGDPSWAVSGAGGDVCNGHRGDGAARTTMGRLERSESTLAPPTPTTQLRRVASCPENQKPPEKMADPVHEVCNISVKIADLGNACWVHHHFTEDIQTRQYRCLEVLLGAGYGTPADIWSTACMAFELATGDYLFEPHSGEDYSRDEDHLAHIIELLGEIPRHIAFSGRYSREFFNKRGELRHISNLKPWGLYEVLTEKYDWSPSDAQAFADFLLPMLAYDPATRAKASDCLRHPWLAAQTPPSGSTGNNSTSSAPRDEPVVSSVARPPPSSPNQRRPPSSSSSSSSSS, encoded by the exons ATGAATGCCGATGTGAACCGAAAAG TTATGGCCATCCAGGCGAAAAAGAAGCGTTCAAAAGGTCCCAAGTCCAAGCTCAAGGGTCGCTCCGATGCATCTGACAAGAAGCG GAATGAGTCTCAGTACGACTATGCGGGTGAGGAtgaagaggaagaggaggagatCCTTGGCTCTGACGATGACGAACAAGAAGATCCTAGGGACTATTGCAAAG GGGGCTACCACCCGGTGAAAATCGGAGACCTTTTTCACAGTCGGTACCACGTAGTCCGGAAGCTGGGCTGGGGCCACTTTTCCACCGTCTGGCTTTGCTGGGACCTTGT GGGCAAGCGATTTGTGGCCCTCAAAGTGGTGAAGAGTGCCTCACATTACACAGACACTGCCCTAGACGAGATCAAGCTTCTGAAGGCG gttcgagatagcgacacggaTGACACATGCCGAGAGCGGGTGGTGCAGCTTCTCGACGACTTCAAGATCTCTGGAGTCAACGGGACCC ATATGTGCATGGTTTTCGAAGTACTGGGACACAATTTACTCAAACTGATCATTCGGTCAAATTACCAGGGCATTCCACTACCCAATGTGCGAGCCATCATCAGACAG GTGCTAGAAGGTCTGGAGTACTTGCACACCAAGTGCCAGATCATCCACACGGACATCAAGCCTGAGAACATCCTGATAGCCGTGGACGATGCCTATGTCCGCAAGCTGGCCTATGAGGCAACCCAGTGGCAGAAGATGGGGCTGCGCCTTCCTGGTTCATTGG TGAGCACGGCCCCCAAGGAGCTCCGCACGGTGCCCACCCTGCCGTCCGAGGGTGCCGCAGGTGCAGCCGGGGCAGCTGGCACCGGCGGAGGGTCCGCCTCCAAGATGTCGCGCAACAAGAAgaaaaagctgcgcaagaaggcCAAGCGTCAGCAGGAGCTTCTTGAGCGGCAGATGCAGCAGCTGGAGGAGCTGGACAtggaggaggacgaggaggaagGGGGCCACGGCGAGCAGGAAGGCAGCGGATCCCTCAATGGAGGGGGCCCGCCCCTGGGCAGCCCTCCTGACATGCCGCCGCAAG AGGGGGCACTGCTGGGAGACGGCATGGACTGGACCCGAAGCGTGGAAGGCGGGGACCCCTCGTGGGCCGTCAGCGGAGCCGGAGGAGATGTCTGCAACGGTCACCGGGGCGACGGAGCCGCACGGACAACCATGGGCCGCCTTGAACGGTCAGAAAGCACCCTGGCACCTCCCACACCCACCACGCAACTGCGGAGGGTGGCCTCCTGCCCCG AAAACCAAAAACCTCCGGAGAAGATGGCTGATCCTGTGCATGAAGTTTGTAATATATCTGTAAAAATAGCTGACCTTGGAAATGCCTGCTGGGTG CATCACCACTTCACCGAGGACATACAGACGAGGCAGTACCGATGCCTCGAGGTCCTCTTGGGAGCGGGCTATGGCACACCTGCCGACATTTGGAGCACAGCCTGCATG GCATTTGAGCTGGCCACGGGCGACTACCTTTTCGAGCCGCACTCTGGGGAGGACTATAGTCGAGACGAAGACCACCTGGCCCACATCATTGAACTCCTCGGAGAGATCCCCAGGCACATTGCCTTTTCGGGCCGATACTCCAGGGAGTTCTTCAACAAGCGAG GGGAACTGAGGCACATCAGCAACCTGAAGCCCTGGGGCCTCTACGAGGTGCTAACAGAGAAGTACGACTGGAGCCCCTCAGACGCGCAGGCATTTGCAGACTTCCTCCTACCTATGCTGGCTTATGACCCGGCCACGCGAGCCAAGGCCTCCGACTGCCTGCGGCACCCTTGGCTTGCCGCACAGACGCCGCCCAGTGGCAGCACCGGGAACAACAGCACTTCCTCTGCCCCCCGAGACGAGCCCGTCGTCTCGTCCGTGGCGCGTCCCCCTCCCTCCTCGCCGAACCAGCGTCGGCccccgtcgtcatcgtcgtcgtcctcgtcgtcaTCCTGA